CGGCAATCGTTCTTTGCTCCCCACTGCTCCTGTTCTGTGCTGCCGCAGTGAAACTCAGCGATCCTAAGGGACCTGTTATTTTCAAGCAGATCCGAGTGGGCCGTAACGGCAAACTGTTCATGATGTATAAGTTCCGCAGCATGTATGTGGATGCCGAAGAACGCAAGAAGGAGTTGATGGCCCAGAACGAAACCGGTGGTAAGACTTTCAAGATGAAGAACGACCCCCGCATCTATCCGTTCGGCCGCATTCTTCGTAAGTTCAGCCTTGATGAACTGCCCCAGTTCTTCAACATCATCAAGGGTGATATGTCCATTGTGGGTCCCCGTCCTCCTATTCCTTCCGAAGTGGCGGAATACGAACCGTGGCACCGCATGCGCCTGTCCGTGACCCCCGGTCTTACCTGCATCTGGCAGGTTAGCGGCCGTAGCAACATTAGCTTCGAAGGCCAGATGCGTCTGGACAACGACTACATCCGTCGCGACGGCAAACTTGGGGATGACTTCAAGTTGATTCTCAAGACCTTCAAGGTCGTGTTTAAGGGCGAAGGCGCGTATTAAGTTACAAGGGGCTCCGCCCCCTGGCCCCCCAAAAAAAGGATGCGACTTCGCAAGCAGAGCCTGCTTGTCTTTCCTTTTTTGTCTAAGGGGAACTAAAGTTCCTCCTTAGACAGATATCATTCAGTTATTTGTAGACAAAAAGAACCCCTGGCTTAAGCCAGGGGCACTTTTACAAAATTATGCAGTAATTGGATTACTTAGCAATTTCGTACTGAGCAACGAGGTTGCCTTCAACGTCGAGAGCGCGGACAACGTTTTCGTCGCGCTGGAGAGTGATGGTAGCCTTTTCGCCAGCAGCGGTGGTCAGTTCTGCGGTCATGGAACCGTCAGCGTTCTTGACAGCTGCGATGGTGTTGCCCTGAGCGTCCTTTTCGAAGTAGGAGTCGCCAGCAGCGAGAGGATTGGAACCGGTCCAGAATTCAACAGTGTTCAGAACGAGACCGTCGATGAGGCCGAGGCAGATCGGATATACACCGAAGCACATCAGGAAGAAGTGAACGATGGAGTTCAGCCACTTGTTACCAAGGGAGCCGTTCCACTGATGCAGCTTTTCGAAGCATGCGTTCTTGCCATAGCAACCGGTCAGAACAACCATGCCGGCGCAGAGAAGGGTAATGATACCTTTTTTCATTGTTATACTCCTTAAGGATAAGTTTATCGTTTCGTAACGACGTGAGAAATATAACTAAAATGACAGAAAAATCGAGTGAACCTACATTTTTTTTACGCCAGGAGAAAAATACGAGACGAAATGTGATTTAACTCACTTAGCAAGTCAAACCAATTCCCTTTTCCGGAACCGTTTTGAAGAATCACCGATCTTAATGCACAAAAGAACAGTTTTTATAAAAAAAACACTAAAATACCGACAAAAACGAAAAAAAACTCAATTCGCTTTTTCATTTTTTATTGTAATTTACCATTGATTATTAGGGAGTTTTATGCTTGATCTTTTTAAAAGAATGACTATTGCCGCAGCCGTCACAGCGACGGTCGTTTTTGCTGCACCCAAGCCGCTCACTGTTTGGATTATGCCCAACGGAGCGTCTCCGCAAGAAAAACTGGAGCAGCGTCTGGACCTGTTTACCAAGAAGACAGGCATTCCCACCAATGTTCAGGTTTTAGACTGGGGCGAAGCCTGGAGCAGAATCTCTCTGGCTCTGGAAGGACGACAGGAAGCACCGGATGTCCTGCAGCTAGGAACAACCTGGATTCCCCATTTCGCCATCCGCAATAAAATCAAGCCCTTGAACAGCTGGCTCAAGGAAATCAAGCCTAGTCGTTTCGTCCCCGTGAGCTGGAACACGACTCACATCGATTCGGACACCACCATCTATTCAGTCCCCTGGTTTATTGACATCCGCCCGATTCTTGCCAACAAGCGCATCCTCAAG
The window above is part of the Fibrobacter sp. UWR4 genome. Proteins encoded here:
- a CDS encoding DUF3332 family protein — protein: MKKGIITLLCAGMVVLTGCYGKNACFEKLHQWNGSLGNKWLNSIVHFFLMCFGVYPICLGLIDGLVLNTVEFWTGSNPLAAGDSYFEKDAQGNTIAAVKNADGSMTAELTTAAGEKATITLQRDENVVRALDVEGNLVAQYEIAK